In Bos indicus x Bos taurus breed Angus x Brahman F1 hybrid chromosome 23, Bos_hybrid_MaternalHap_v2.0, whole genome shotgun sequence, the genomic window ACTTTTTGCACCAGCTATTTCTCAAGTCTCTTTACTTCAGAGCAATCAGTGTGCTGCCGTGGAGTGTTTTGGGGTGAGCTGCCCTGCACGCCATCAGGAGCACAGATTACCTGGTGCGTCCCCGTCCTCATGCAGGGGGACAGAAATCAGGGAGCTGACGCAGGGCCCGGAGCGGGGCTGCCAGCCTGCACGCCCTGTGGCTTCGCGCCCTTTCCTCAGGCTCACCTGCTTGTTTCTCCCACGTCGGTATCTAGGACTGACGCTGCTTTCTGTTGAAGAACTGGGGATCTCTCAGCTATCATCCCTTCCCACCAGGCAGAGAGGCCCTGAACCCTCacgcacccccacccctcccccagtgtCCTGTTCTGGACCAAACGCCCTCCGTGGCGGGGCTGTCGACCTCCGAGGCCGGGCCCTGGAGGTGGACGTGGGCGCGTCCCGAGCCCTTGTCCTGAGTGGGGTGAGCAGGTCCTGGGCCTGGGCACAGGGCCCTGGATTCAGGCTTTGGCACAGGTGGAGGTCCCATAGGAGGAGACCTGGGCCTCAGGGGGTTTGTCTTTGAGGCTTTTGTGCTTCTTTGTACgggattttcttgtcttttatctCAAGGCTTCAGGTTATGCTAATCAGGGTCTTTCTGTCTCTTTACATAATGTTCAACTTGTGTAACTGTGCATTTTGATTGATCATTTTGAATGATTCTTGTTATAAAATTGTACCTATAGGCCCCAAACACACCGAACAATCTAGAAATGGGAGCAAAAGCCCACAGCTCCTTCCCGACCCTCCCAGGCCGTGTCCCAGCACACTCTGTGTGTCAGCAGCGTGTCTCAGCCGTGTTCACGTGTCAGAAGCCCACGGGGGGGTCTGAGGCCCCGAGGAAACCGAGTTTTGTGCATGTAGCTGTTTGCTCGTCCAAGCAGAGCGTCAGTGCTAACAACAGTTAAGAGCGGAGTGAGACGTGGCCGACCTGTGGCCTGAATTTGCGTGACACTGATTTTAAATCCATCCTTTCAGCCTCGCCACCATGGATGCGCTGTCAGAAGCAAACGGCACCTTCGCCTTGACCCTTCTGAAAAAGCTGGGTGAGGGCAGCTCGAAAAATGTGTTTATCTCGCCCCTAAGCATCTCCTCTGCCCTGGCCATGGTCCTCATGGGAGCCAGGGGCAACACCGCAGCCCAGATGTGCCAGGTACATTCGGGAAGCCGGTTCTGGGCGGCGGCCGATGCTCTTTCCTTTGCCCGTGAGCCAGTGTCCGCGATCTGAGTCCCAAAGGCCTCGCTCGGCAGACAGGCCTCGCTCTCCTGTAGTCAGGGCGTACTGCACTTGTgcgtttttatctgttttttttttttttttttttcagacgcTTTCTCTAAACAAGAGCAGTGGGGGAGGTGAAGATGTCCACCAGGGTTTCCAGAACCTTCTCAGCGAAGTTAACAGGACGGATACACGGTACTTGCTCAGAACCGCCAACGGGCTTTTTGGAGACAAGACTTATGATTTCCTCTCGGTAAGTCATACTCCTGATTGCCCGAAGCACATAGAGACCGAGGTCGTGTGGAGACGGGAGGCGGGCCTTGTGGTGCAGACAGGCCTTGTGGGCTGAGACCCACACGGAGGGCGGGCTGTGGGACCCCAGTCACGACCTCACGCTTCCGGGAACCGTTCGGTCATTGCCTGTAAGAGGAGCCCTGTAACAGCCTTGTTCACATATTCATGAAGCTTCAGTGAGATGATTGTCAGAGAACTAACACGAATCATACCACAGTTGCAGAGGAGTTGGCCCAAACAGGGAAGTGATCGAATAGAATATTGCTGGTGTTGTTTTTCACGTGTTGGAAGTATTTTGTGCATTGTGAGACTTGCTTAATTCTTTTACACATGTAAACATTTTGATTATCTTTTCCTatgcagaaattttttttaatttttgtgttttttactcTGGTTCTATTTAATCACACtgctttcctgatttttaaatttttttcatacacACCTCAAGTAACCTGTGAGTGTGTTCTTATTATATAAAACGCAAACAGAGCCAGAGTCCTCCCACACTCTCTTCCACGTTGCTCCCGCGCCCAGTTTGAGGGCTTGTCCCCTGTACCTAGAGAAAGGCTTTGCATCTCACTACCTGTGtggctgctgttcagtcgctgagccgtgtccgactctttctgaccccgtgggctgcagcagcccaggctcctctgtcctctactgcgtcccagagtttgctcagagtcacgtccattgaatcggtgatgcatccaacccCTCGTCCTCtgtccccccttctcctttgccttcgatgtctcccagcatcagggtcttttccgatgggTCGGCTCTTCGTATCTGGTGGCCACAATAATGGGGCTTCAGCCTCGGCAGCAGCGTGTGTCCGCCTCACCCTTCCTCACGGTGGCGGGCGGCGTGCTCAGGGGTGGCTGTACCAAGACACAGCCGCCAGCCCTGGGTGGGCGTGGGGTGGGACCCAGCCCGGGCCGAGCCGGCAGGGACCCTGTGTGTGTGGTTCTgtcctgtgtgtgcgtgctactCCAGATGGACTTTAGAgggaagggacagagggaggCTCTCAGATCTCAGTGAATTCTGCCTCATTCCCACCCCGACGGCTGCAGCCCTTCCTGTCGTCCTCAGAAAGGGTAGGGGGTGGGCGCGTCCACCTTCTCCTCAGCGCTGCAGGTGCTCAGCCTTTAACATTCTGATTGCTCACAAGACTGAGCAGCTTTTCATGGTGATCAAACGTTTGTATCTTTTctgaaaattatgtatttatatgtccTTTGTGTATTTTACTTTTGAGCTTtaggtctttgttttttgttttgttttgtttttactgagttctttgtatgtttagGATAGTGATCTTATTCTGTTATAtaacttttttcattatttttcacacTTGTTTCAGAGTCTAAATTAACTGTTTTAAAACAGGTGGTGTAAAGTGAATGTAGTCAGCATGAGGTCAAATATTGGTAAGGTTTGTAGAGCACAGTGCGAATTTTTTTTACAACCTGGTTTACTTGTTTTTATCAGTCTTAGCTACATGCTAGTTTattgtcatctttttttctttagttctaccagtttactGCTACCAAcccatttccctcctccctcaTGCATGTACACTCAGGcatgtaaccctgtggactgcagcctgccaggctcctctgtccatggactttcccaggcaagaatcctggagtgggttgccatttccttctcctgggattGTCATATTTGTGTAAGCCttagatttacaaaaaaaaaatttccaataaACACAAAGAATTGGCTAATTTTccttaactttctttcttttctagtggATATTTGAAGACAAGCGTTgatgtttaaaatgttattttgatatggactataaaatcaaaacattaaaaatatttttcagttatttcgtAGTGATTATTCCACGAATCCAATACCAATGGCAATGTATGATTAGATATTGCTTTAGTTTGGTTTTGACTGGTCATTACTCACTAAATAGTATTTTAAGAAGCAGGCACTTGTTTTCAGATGTGTTTAAAAGCTGTTGAAATCACCAAGGGTATGATGAGGTAATGACTTGTAGGTGACCACTTTGGTTCCAGACCATTTTCTTAGACTGGGAGATGGACATCTTTTCCAAAAGCCCCGATTAAGAAGTGGAGCAGTAGGTTGGCAGAGCCTGAATGATGTGAGGGTTCTATGAAATGAGGCACCCGGACCATGAAATGCAGGATCCACAGTGTGCAGAGAACTCAGCCATGTGACATCGGCAGAGCCAATTCTCCTGGTCCTCAGAGCACCTCTGAGACGTAGCTACTGCTGCGTCCTTGCTTCCAGGGGGCGAGGAAGCCAGAGAGACGCTGCACCTTTCCAGGGTCACACGGCAGTGACGCCCGGAACGTGTGCTGGCGGCAGTGTTGCCGCATCGCCTCTCTTGAAtggctgtgttgttgttgtttagtcgctgagtcgtgtctgactccttgcaacccatggactgtagccctccaggctcctctgtgcgtgggattgtccaggcaagaatactggagcgggttgccacttccttctccaggggatcttccccacacagagatcaaacccttgtctccaacactggcaggtggattcattaccactgtgccacctgggaagcctgtgattTTACTCAGTTATTTATTCAATGTAGCTGAAAACGGAGAAACCGCATTGAAGGTTAATTCTGCACATTCGTTTGTACATTACACAAGTAACTGTCAAATGATCAGTGTTGAGATCGGCGCGGTGAAGAAGTAAGCTGTTGGTGTTGTCTGTTTCTGTAGCCATGTGATTCTGTCATTCCGTCTCTCCTAGTCTTTCAAAGATTCCTGCCGCATATTCTACCAAGCAGAGATGGAAGAGCTGGACTTTATCAGCGCTACGGAGCAGTCCAGGAAGCACATAAACACCTGGGTAGCCGAAAAGACAGAAGGTGAGGACGTGTCACTACTTCTGTTCACACAGTATTTGAATGAGTCTTATTTTCCACAAGTTCCTTCCCAAGACCATCAAATGTAAACAGAAATGGCTTTTTTCTCCATAAAACTGGAAACTTTCAAATCCACTTCTGAAATTTAATCAGTAATCAATTTCTCTAGCTTCCCCCCTCCTCATCAATATTTGGTGCACCTCTTCCAGAGCAATCGCACTTTGACTTTTGGCTGTTGCAGTTAATGTTCATATAGTCTGCCTTTTCACAAAGGGCGGGAGGAAGACTCTGGATCGGGCTCCACCTCCCTGCCTGTGCAGCAGAGCGCATGCTCTGCGGGTCGCTGAGCATCACTGCAGGACACTCGGTCAAGCCCTCGTCCACCTGCGCTTCTTCATTTTCATGCTCTGCAAGCTGGCTTCGGCCTCTTCCCTTCAGGACAGTCCCCTCACGTTGTAGACCGAACATTCCTTTTTCTGTCACTGTGAATTATCCTGCCctattatttgttcattttatgtgttttatgcAACTAATGGTATTTTCTGAGCGGAGACATTAAGGTTTTTGTTGCTGATTTAGCTTTAGGGGCCAGGCTCCCtgcatgggtttccctggtggctcagatggtaaagaatgcacctgccaatgcaggagaggcgggttggatccctgggtcagaaagattccctggagaagaaaatggcaatctgctccagtattcttgcctggggaaccccatggatgcaggagcctggtgggctacagtccacggggtcacaaagagtgggacccaacttagtgagtaaacaacaactcCCTGTTTGTGGTTGTCTGGGGGACAGGGAACCCTCTGGTCTGTGCACTGACTCCTGCAGGGGACGGACCAGTGACTACTGTGCCCAGCACCTCCACCAGGAAACCCTGTTAGCTAACTGGTTCTTTAAATCTTCCTTGCAGGTAAAATTAGAGACTTGCTCCCTGCAAATTCAGTTAACCCCATGACACGTCTCGTTCTCGTGAATGCCGTCTACTTCAAAGGGAACTGGGACACAGAGTTTAACAAAGAGCACACTGAAGAAAGGCCTTTCAGAGTCAGCAAGGTGAACGAGAATGTGTCATAATAAGGGAGGAGGTTCTTGGAAACGGTCCCTGGGGTCCCCTTGGTTTACGGAGCCTGCCAGGAGGCTGACCTCAAGGAACGTGTGCCTCTTGTGGCCTTGGCAGCCCAGATGTGGATCTGGGCACACCCTGGCTTCCTCTCCCCCTGCTCCGCCTTTGCTGTATCATGAGCGGAGATCCGTGCGGCCAGTGTTCCGTCTTGTATCACACATCCCACGGGGCAGCTCGCAGGTCTCTGGGCCTCCTAGAACCCCCAAGATCCAGTTCAAACTCCAGACCATGGCTGTGACGCTCCCTGGGCCTGGATCCTACCATCTGTCCCCCTCCCGTCAGGAGCTACCTACACAGACGCCTTTCTCTGCAGGGCCGTCCAGAAGCCTCCCTAGCGGTCTCCCCAGCCCAGGTTCCTGGTTCCTGTGTCCCTCCTCTGAGCTCTCACAGAGCCCGTGGCCTCTCACAGTGGCTCTGATCTCCCAGAGCCCCTCGGGCCCATGTGCAGGACCAGGGAGGTTACTTGGAAGTTTTCCTGAGGACCGTGGCTGGGCTGAGAGTGGTGAGGGTAGGAAGCACAAGTCagattgttttgtattttctttttaataattgtatcTATTTATCTTGGCTGTGCCCGGTCTTCTTGCTGCAGAGCCTTTCCTGCAGCTGCCATGGTGGAGGCCCTCTTGGCTCGGTGCTCGGGCCTGTGGGCTTAGAAGCCCCTGGACTGTGGggtgttcccagaccagggatggagcctgtgtctcctgcattggaaggcgggttatttacccctgagccaccagggcagccctgttGTCTTTAAAACTAGAGCCAACATGGTTTGCTCATGGGTCACCTGTGGGGCGCGAAAGGCACCCAGGACCCTCCAGGGTTTGGCGGCGGGATGAGTGGTGTCGCCACGAGCAGAGATGGGAAGGTATAGATGGAGCACGTGGAGGGGAACACGAGCCGCCAGTGTGGGAGCCGAACTGGAGGCTCCTTTGCGTCCAGATGCAGATGTCAGGTGGGCAGGAGCCGGGGGAGAGGTCCTGCTGGGAATGTCCATGTGGAGACTTCCTGGGTCAGCAGGAGAATAGCAGCCTGAGGCCTGAGTGCTGGGAACCAGGGGTGGGAGCTGGAGCTGTGCAGACGAGCTGACGACGTGGAGCTGGGGTGGGTCTGGAAGACAGGACAGAGTGTGTGGGCCCAGGTGGACGGCTCTGATGACTCGTCCAGCGTGTTCACGGGTCTTGATTCAACTTAACGTTTATCCATTTCCTTTATAGAATGTAGAGAAACCTGTGCAAATGATGTTCAAGAAGTCCACCTGTAAAATAACCTACATTAGAGAAATAAGCACCCAGATTTTGGTGCTTCCTTACGTAGGTCAAGAGCTGAACATGGTGATTCTGCTGCCCAGTGAAAGAACTGACTTGAACATGGTAACCGGGCAGCCATGGCTACGGGGCCCAGGGTCTCGTCTGGATCCCTGCTGGGCACTGGGCTCCGGGAACTCGTCTGCAGCTGGCAGGCCACCCCGGGCCCACAGGGCTCGGAGTGTTGGTCGTAGCGGATGGTCCCTGGGGCAGCGCTGCTGCAGACCCTGAGATCTTCTACCTTCTCCTGCAGGTGGAAAAGGCCCTGACCTATGAGAAATTCATCGCGTGGACGAAGCCGGATGTGATGGacgaggaggaggtggaggtgtTTCTTCCCCGGTTCACGCTGGAGGAGAGTTATGATATGGAAGAGTTCCTCCGAGAACTGGGCATGACCGACGCCTTCGAGGAGGCCCGGGCCGACTTCAGAGGGATGTCGTCCTGGCGAGGCCTGCACCTGTCCAAGGTCATCCACAAGTCCTTAGTGGAGGTCACCGAGGAGGGCACGGAGGCCGTGGCCGCCACAGGGGAGGACGTCATGACAGGCTCCCTGACGACCATACCCATGTTCTATGCCGACCaccccttcctcttcttcattCAGCACAGCAGGACCGGGGCCATCCTGTTCTGCGGCCGCTTCTGCTCGCCGTGACGAGTGGGGGGGCCCCCAGTGCTCCTCACCTCTCTCCCCGATCTCTGCGAAGAGCTGGAACCCCGGTGACCTTGGCGAAGGTCCACAAATAAAGAGCTGATCGAGACcgcctgtgtgtgtctctgtgtgtgtgtgtctctgtgtgtgtgtgtctctgtgtgtgtgtgttctgtgtgtgtctctttgtgtgcacatgtgtctgtgtgtgtctgtgtgtctgtgtgtctgtggtgtgtgtatgtgtgtgtgtctgtgtgtgagtgtgtgtctttgtgtgtgtcagtgtgtgtgtgtgtgtgtgtgtgcctgcccaTGTGTTCTCGTGTCCCGTGCCTTCTCAGAACTGCAGATGCCATCAGAGGTGGCTGCTCGGTGGTCCTGTCGGTGGGGAGCACTGGCTGCCTGCTCTCTGCGTCCTCCCTCTGCCCGCCCCGTCCAGGCCTTCGGGGAGAGCGCTGTCTGCTCCAGGCCTGGAAGGATGAGCGGGGCTTCCCTGTCTCCTCTGCTCAGTGGCCCTGCTCCTGAGACCAAAGCGAAGCAGAGGCTACGGCAGCcacaggcaggaggagcaggcctCAGAGACCCCCGAACGTGAGCCCTCCAGAAACCAGCAGAAGAGGGGAGGGCCGTGGACCCAGACCAGAGAAGTCCATCCCCGAGCCACTGTGTCTGCACTGGAGGGTCTGTGGTCAGAGGCGTGTTCAACTGCTTGACCCTGCACACTCCTGAGCATGCTCAGTTGCCCACGGGGTCAGAGATGAGCAGACAGGTCCTGTTCACGAGATGGGGGCGTTTCAGACCACGTCATGGATGTACACCGGGTGACTTTCCATCCTGCCGCTGGTACTGGAGATAAAGAGCGGGCTAAggtttcaaccagtccatcctaaaggaaatcagtcctgaatgttcattggaaggattgacgctgaagctgagctccaatactttggccacctgatgggaagagccattTGCAaagacccgatgctgggaaagatggaagcaggaggagaaggggacgacagaggatgagatggttgggtgccatcaccaactcgatggacatgagtttgagtaatttcgggagttggtgatggacagggaggcctggcgtgcagcagtccatggggtcgcaaagagtcggactcaactgagcgactgaactgcacaaAGCTTTCTGCAGCCGCCCGTGTTCCCTGCTGAGACGTGGGGCCCCGGCCCAGCCGATGCTGAGGTTCGGGTGGAAAGTGGTGGGGTGTCCACTGGCCTCCCTGTGGTGTCATCAGGAGCTGGGCTCCCTCTAACCTAATGGTGTGACCAACATTCTCAGCCTGTCTCTAGTCTGCTGTCTCTGCTGTGCCCAAGTCAGTGCCTGAGCTGTGAGGAGAGACAGGCTGCAGAGATGCTGCCCTTGGGAGTGGGCGGCGGGCGGGCCAGCGGCGTCAGCGCCCCCCTCGCCCCAGCCTGGACCACTGTCGCCTGAAGTGAGCTGTCTGTCCATCCAGGGTCTGAGGCGTCTGTCCTTCGTCCCCACCAGGCCGTCAGTGGGATGCTGTGACGATGGACACAGTGGGCCCGTGTGTTACAGAACCTGTCACACAGCTCGGCCCCTGCCCATCTCTTTCTTAGCTGGATCTACTGCGTTAAATGTCATTGGCAGTTTCCTCAAAACTGTATTTTTCAATGTgatctcattaaaatttttaaataaaatcgcCTTAGAATCTTCCATGCATTTGTGATCAATAAACTTGGAATTCCTGTCCTCGTCAtagtccttccctggtggctcagaccgggAAGaattgcctgcagtgcgggagactgggcttcgatccctggtttgggaaggtccccGGGAGATactggctccccactccaggattccagcctggagaatcccacggactcagggtcgcagagtcagacgtggcCGAGCCTTCTCACTCTCACTTACTTTCCTCCCAGTTGATCTTGTCTGTGACCAGCTCGGCTTCAAGGAGGAGTGGCCGGTGGCCCCCAGAAGGACCTGCGGCTCAGTGCTCTGCTTTCATTGTCTTCAGATCCTTTATAGCTTTTGAGCAGAGGGTCCTGCGTTCTCATTTTGCTCCAGACCCTGCAAATTACGGAGCCAGTCCTGCCGTGGACTATAGTACCTTTTATGGAGAAATATAGTCTTTTTTTCAGATGCTGAGTACCAGGTAAGCTCAAAGCAAATCCTGAGAAATGAAAGATCTTCTCAATCCACTCTTTccacattaaaatatatacacattttggTCAGGATATTTCCATAGTTGGCTTTTGAACTCCACACAGCATGTGTTTCCATGAGAGAAAGAAGTAGCCCAGTTCAGGTCATTTcaattgctcagccatgtcttattctttgcaagcccatggactgcagacgccagcactccctgtccatcaccaactcccagagcttacttaaactcatgtccatcgagtcggtgatgccatccaagcatctcatcctctgtcgtccccttctcctcctgccttcaatctttcccaccatctgggtctttttcagtgagtcagctcttcgcatcaggtggccaaagtattggagtttcagcttcagcatcagtccttccaatgaacacccagaactgatctcctttaggatggactggttgggtctccttgcaggccaaaggactctcaagagtcttctccacaccacagttcaaaagcatcaattcttcggcgctcagctttctttatgtccagCTCTCCCATCCACACATGAGCACGGGAAAGACGAGGCAGCCCAGCGTGACCGTTGATTTTGTCTGTCCCTTGACTGGGCCAGAGGACCAGTTAACTGGTCCAACACCAATCAAGATGTTTCCGTGAAGGTAGCTTTTACAGaggatgaggattaaatgagtcgaCTTTGAGTAAGGCAGACTGGCCGCCAGCACGTGTGTGGGCCTGGTCCAGTCAGTTGAAGGTGACTGAGGTCCCCTAAGGAAGAGGCGCTTTCCTCCAGAGGCCTGTGGACTCAGGCTGCACAgaacccttcccttcccccacctccggCAGCAGGGcacagtctcccccgtcccttcctctctctgtgtTCAAACCTCAGAAATCGCCTGGAAAATGGTGGCTGTCTGCTTTAGCGCCTGCACTGCCCAGCCCTGTAGTTCCATCACTCACTCACAGCCTCCCGGAAGGAGGACGCGGATGGTCCTGGCAGCTCGCCCTGCCTCTATTTGCAACTTTCCTTGGTTATCTCAGGTCAAGGTGCAGGCGGCATGTTCCCCGCTCCTGGCAGGAACAGTCATCTTCCTCTTCTGAGCCAGCGTCCTCGTGTCGATGTCCCTCTGGCCTTGGGCTCACCCTCAGCGTTCCTGTGGGCTTCTCCGGTGAAGtatccgccttccagtgcagcaGATgaagggttgatccctgggtcgggaagatcccctggaggaggaaatggctacccctccaggattcttgcctgggaaaccctgtggaccgaggagcctggtgggctacagtccacggggccgcagagTTGGTCACAAATTAGCGACTGAGCAAAGCAAGTGAAATATAGCCTCGAGCAGAGAGGTGCCGGTTGACACAGTCACGCCCCCGTTCCCGTCTTACCCACCCAGCCCTGCTTTTGTCCCGAGGTTCCCCAGAGGCACAGATGGCCCTTCCCTGGCTTGATGGAGTTGTCTCAAAACTGCagaatcatatatggatgtgagagtcggatcataaaaaagactgagcgtcaaagaattgatgcttttgtattgaggtgttggagaagactcttgagagtcccttggactgcaaggagatcaaaccagtcaatcctaaacgaaatcagtcttgaatattggaagtactgatgttgaagctgaagctccaatactttggccacctgatgtaaaaaactgactcattggagaagaccctgatgctgggaaagattgagggcaggaggagaaggggatgacagaggatgagatggttgcatgccatcactgactcgatgagtttgagcaacctctgggagttcatgatggacagggaggcctggcgtgctgcagtccatggggtcacaaagacttggacatgactgagcggctgaactgaactgaacaaggggTCTCTTTTGTTAAGGAATcctttgaaaggaaaatgaaagtaaaacttcTGGCAAACCAATTCAGGACATGGGGATTTAAATATGGCTCTTCTTTGTGAAGAACTGCGCTCTTTATCTGCAGAACTCTGTCCTGGATGGTAGGGCAGACAGCAACCCGAAGGCGAGCCAGCAGCAGTCGGGGCTCTCTGCGGTTCTCGGCTCAGACTCATTTGCTTCCTCAGCCACGTCTCCCCCTGCTTACAGCTGGGTCACACCTGCCCTGCCCCGGGTGTGCAGCTCTGAGGCTCTGAGGCTTTAAGAGCTGAGTGTGTATGGTTCCGGCTCAGAGAAGTGTTGGCGGCTGGTGCACAGGGAAAGGGGCTCTCGCCCACCAGGGCCTGTTGCCCAGAGTCACCGGTTATGAGCCCGGGCAGCCACGACTGGTTGCTTGTGAGTAATCAGGTGTCTTGGTTTCCGATAACCGATCACCACAAACTCAGGGTCAATGTGTCATGGAACCTCGCCATATGCACGACATTAACATGCGCTCCATATCCTATATATAATTCACATGTAATATGATCAACAACAACAGTCAGTGCCAGGGTGTGTGCACATTCACCTGAGGTGCATCCAGGGAACCCAACTGGGGTTCCCCGGGGTCCTGGTTCTGCTCATGGAGCAGGTAATCTCTGGCCagggtgggggtcggggtggtgggggggatACCGGAATCACCTATACTCTCATTGTGACAAAGTCTCCACTgggtctggaaaattctatgaagtTGCTGGTgaaccattttcactttcatttctacaTATGCTCTTCCCTGTATTCCCCAGGCCAGGTTAGATTCAGTCCCAAAGAGATTTTTCCTGTCTTCCTCCGGTTATCATGACTTATGCCCTCCTGGGCTGAATGAGTCTGTGACACCATTATCAGCTGGTGGGCACTGTCCCCCTTGAAGACAGGTAGCGTGCCCGGAGGTATTTTTGTTGTCATAATGGAGGGAGGTGCAGCTGGCCTCTAGTGGAGGAGCACAGGAGCCACGTCAGGAATGGTCATCTGACCCCACTCGTCAGCCGTGCTGCCTGTGAGCAATGCTGGCTGGACACGTAATCGGGCCCCTTTCACCTCGGAACCCACCACATCTCCAGCACAGCGGTGTGTCTGGAGGTTTCTCTTCGGGGGCCTAGTGGGTGACGTGCAAAGTCAGTGGTGGTATTTCCCATCAACAGTGGTGGAGGCAGATGTTTATCAAGCTTCCCATCACTTCTCACTGAAGTTAACGAACGTGACACGCAGTGTCTTCTGGAAACTGCCCACCAACTCTGTGGAGCAAATAGGTGTAAATGCTGTCAGGAAGTCAGGTTCAGACATTCGTGAAAAGGAAATACCAGCAACACTAGCACATGCCTTAAACGCGGGCTGAGAGATACACGTCTGCAACTCTGATCTTGCATTTTAATATTGCTTCTGAATTATGTCTGCCTCCTTTCTTGTTTCTGCAGCCCCCCTCCCTGGCGTCACTCCCAATACACCCACCCCATGTAGCCCAGCCTGTGCGTCCCCCCGACTCCCTGTTCCCGCTGTCCTGTAGGAGGACCACCCTGGGTCCTCCCTTCCCAGCTCTCCGCTCCTTGGCAGGTCACCGCCACCCTCACCGCCCACCCAGGACCTCTCACCTCTTTCTGAGGCACACTGCGATTGCTTCAGTTCTGAGTCTCAGGGAATTTTACCCCTATCATTTGACTTGCTTCTTAAGTGTCTCTTTAGGTCCAACCTGGTCCTTTCCTCTGTGTCATAAATC contains:
- the LOC113881268 gene encoding serpin B6-like isoform X1 → MDGGASLATMDALSEANGTFALTLLKKLGEGSSKNVFISPLSISSALAMVLMGARGNTAAQMCQTLSLNKSSGGGEDVHQGFQNLLSEVNRTDTRYLLRTANGLFGDKTYDFLSSFKDSCRIFYQAEMEELDFISATEQSRKHINTWVAEKTEGKIRDLLPANSVNPMTRLVLVNAVYFKGNWDTEFNKEHTEERPFRVSKNVEKPVQMMFKKSTCKITYIREISTQILVLPYVGQELNMVILLPSERTDLNMVEKALTYEKFIAWTKPDVMDEEEVEVFLPRFTLEESYDMEEFLRELGMTDAFEEARADFRGMSSWRGLHLSKVIHKSLVEVTEEGTEAVAATGEDVMTGSLTTIPMFYADHPFLFFIQHSRTGAILFCGRFCSP
- the LOC113881268 gene encoding serpin B6-like isoform X2, which gives rise to MDALSEANGTFALTLLKKLGEGSSKNVFISPLSISSALAMVLMGARGNTAAQMCQTLSLNKSSGGGEDVHQGFQNLLSEVNRTDTRYLLRTANGLFGDKTYDFLSSFKDSCRIFYQAEMEELDFISATEQSRKHINTWVAEKTEGKIRDLLPANSVNPMTRLVLVNAVYFKGNWDTEFNKEHTEERPFRVSKNVEKPVQMMFKKSTCKITYIREISTQILVLPYVGQELNMVILLPSERTDLNMVEKALTYEKFIAWTKPDVMDEEEVEVFLPRFTLEESYDMEEFLRELGMTDAFEEARADFRGMSSWRGLHLSKVIHKSLVEVTEEGTEAVAATGEDVMTGSLTTIPMFYADHPFLFFIQHSRTGAILFCGRFCSP